A genomic window from Panthera tigris isolate Pti1 chromosome B4, P.tigris_Pti1_mat1.1, whole genome shotgun sequence includes:
- the LOC102971241 gene encoding olfactory receptor 8S1-like — translation MALVNHSTIIEFLLLGVPEDHHTQALVFVLFLVVYLLTLSGNLLIILVIRTNSHLHTPMYFFLNHLSFLDLCYSSVTVPKMLENLLSEKKAISVEDCLSQAFFVLAFGGTELCLLAVMAYDRYAAICYPLLYGQMMSNELCVGLAWGSWGLAFLDAFINTLLAWNLDFCETQVISNFICEIPSLFPLSCSNSSDNFAVLLGSALLHAFGTFILVFFSYARIVSTILSITSTSGRSKAFSTCSSHLTAVSLFYGSGFLRYLMPTSGSPWELVFSIQYSVVTPLVNPLVYSLKNKEVKASLKNMLQKSLQHLR, via the coding sequence ATGGCCTTGGTAAATCACAGCACCATCATTGAGTTTCTCCTTCTTGGAGTCCCGGAAGATCATCATACCCAGGCTCTAGTCTTTGTGCTTTTCCTGGTAGTTTACCTCCTGACTCTGTCAGGGAACCTGTTGATAATCCTGGTTATCAGGACCAATTCTCACCTTCAcacacccatgtacttcttcTTGAATCACCTCTCCTTCCTGGATCTCTGTTATTCTTCGGTCACTGTGCCCAAGATGCTAGAGAACCTCCTGTCTGAGAAGAAAGCCATCTCAGTGGAAGACTGTTTGAGCCAGGCCTTCTTTGTGCTTGCCTTTGGGGGAACAGAGCTCTGCCTCCTTGCAgtcatggcctatgaccgctatgctGCCATTTGCTACCCTCTACTCTATGGTCAGATGATGAGCAATGAGCTGTGTGTGGGACTGGCGTGGGGATCTTGGGGTCTGGCCTTTTTGGATGCTTTCATCAATACCCTCCTAGCCTGGAATTTGGACTTCTGTGAGACGCAAGTCATCTCCAACTTCATTTGTGAGATTCCTTCTCTGTTCCCTCTATCCTGTTCCAATAGCTCTGATAACTTTGCAGTTCTGCTCGGCTCTGCCCTCCTGCATGCCTTTGGGACCTTCATTTTGGTCTTCTTCTCTTACGCCCGTATTGTCTCCACCATCCTGAGCATCACCTCCACCTCAGGCAGAAGCaaggccttctccacctgctcctcccacctcacCGCAGTGAGCTTATTTTACGGCTCAGGTTTTCTTCGCTATCTCATGCCAACCTCAGGTTCCCCATGGGAGTTGGTTTTTTCCATTCAGTACAGTGTGGTCACTCCCCTAGTGAATCCCCTTGTTTATAGCCTAAAGAACAAGGAAGTAAAAGCATCTCTGAAAAACATGTTGCAGAAAAGTTTACAACATCTCAGGTAG
- the LOC102971534 gene encoding olfactory receptor 8S1-like has product MALRNHSTITEFILLGLSVDSHVQVLLFVLFLGIYLFTIMGNLSMLLVIREDPHLHTPMYFFLSHLSFMDFCLSTAIVPKLLENLLSQSKTISVGGCLAQAFFVFDIGGTEVCLLSAMAYDRYAAICHPLLYGRVMNNQLYMQLVWSSWSLGFLDALINTPLTMNLDFCEAKIIHHYSCELPSLFPLSCSDVSTSLTVLVCSTLLHGGGTFFLIFFSYVRIVSTILSIGSTSGRSKAFSTCSSHLTALSFFYGSAFLRYLMPTSGSPLELIFSIQYGVVTPLVNPLIYSLKNKEVKNALRRTLGKFLQ; this is encoded by the coding sequence ATGGCTTTGAGGAACCACAGCACCATCACAGAGTTCATCCTCCTTGGCCTGTCTGTTGACTCCCACGTCCAGGTTCTGCTCTTTGTGCTTTTCCTTGGGATTTACCTCTTTACTATAATGGGAAATCTATCAATGCTGTTGGTCATCAGGGAAGATCCCCATCTCCACACACCTATGTACTTCTTCCTGAGCCACCTCTCTTTCATGGACTTTTGTTTATCTACTGCCATAGTGCCCAAGCTGCTGGAGAACCTCTTGTCTCAGAGCAAAACCATCTCAGTGGGGGGCTGCCTGGCTCAAGCCTTCTTTGTGTTTGACATTGGAGGAACAGAAGTCTGCTTACTCTCAGCAATGGCCTATGACCGTTATGCTGCTATCTGTCACCCACTCCTCTATGGCCGGGTAATGAATAATCAGCTGTATATGCAGCTTGTATGGAGCTCATGGAGCCTGGGGTTTCTAGATGCACTCATTAACACCCCCCTGACAATGAACTTGGATTTCTGTGAAGCGAAAATCATCCATCACTATAGCTGTGAGttgccctccctcttccctttgtcCTGCTCTGATGTCTCTACCAGCCTCACTGTCCTGGTCTGTTCTACACTCCTGCATGGCGGTGGTACATTCTTCCTGATTTTCTTCTCCTATGTGCGCATAGTCTCCACCATCCTGAGCATCGGCTCCACCTCAGGCAGAAGCaaggccttctccacctgctcctcTCACCTCACTGCATTGAGCTTCTTCTATGGCTCAGCTTTCCTCCGTTATCTCATGCCAACCTCAGGCTCACCTCTGGAGCTCATCTTCTCCATACAGTATGGTGTGGTCACTCCCCTAGTGAATCCCCTCATCTACAGCCTGAAAAACAAGGAGGTTAAAAATGCACTGAGAAGAACCTTGGGAAAGTTTTTGCAATAG